In the Haloferula helveola genome, one interval contains:
- a CDS encoding TIR domain-containing protein: MKIFISWSGQRSRVIANALHEWLPRVLQNITPWLSEEDVEPGTRWANAIADSLGEINMGIFCVTPENASSPWLLFEAGAISKISSQAVVCPLLFDMGRADLDGPLSQFQSVEFSEEGVTQIVKKINSLRKDPQDENWLSEQISVWWERLSEKISEGMSREGSAWKVDLEAVSAEFENGVSGLSRHSEMEGNKYFRGIVIESIREQVCTIGDLRARSGSISLSYDAYPRYLINLLKRDKATVKALAVIDVEERFWKGRIGQTIRNSTDKNSTRVFVFQSPSQMEENVHILRDHAKQYNVYSISFENLTKGFPDFNYDFSVIGDIAARVLAKYEDSGNEHVSRVITFHTEKDEISAHEDALGGIIKAAVSVSGNPDDAGLVEATFRQPEMKVRSLRKQVEMSAYIDIHHYHQHEEKHVFYLEMVDEMISQFEKRRDDKEKQIRVLEFGAGTGLFTKRILRRENLDLTAVELDWACYNLLGHIIDTTCTEGELRNIKARAVNEDSRRYDPDGEFEYIFSAFADHHVKPYDKEDYFRNVRRNLKRGGRYIVGDEFLRSYDKTSAEDRREALVDFHTFVIEEARRHGHQELVKLEEAALDSGLREVGDFKLSCEEYEELLAEAGFVFEKKKIGPDAPDDIGGIYVYSIGCED; this comes from the coding sequence ATGAAAATATTTATCAGTTGGTCTGGGCAACGGAGTCGTGTCATTGCAAATGCCCTGCACGAGTGGTTGCCGCGGGTTCTTCAGAATATCACCCCATGGCTCTCTGAGGAGGACGTCGAACCCGGCACTAGATGGGCAAATGCCATCGCCGACAGTCTCGGTGAAATCAATATGGGAATCTTCTGCGTCACACCAGAGAACGCATCGTCTCCGTGGCTCCTTTTTGAAGCAGGTGCAATCTCAAAGATATCATCTCAGGCAGTCGTGTGCCCGCTGCTATTCGACATGGGGAGGGCTGATCTTGATGGACCGCTCTCCCAGTTTCAGTCTGTGGAATTCAGCGAGGAAGGAGTCACGCAAATCGTTAAGAAGATCAATAGCCTTCGTAAAGATCCCCAAGATGAGAACTGGTTGTCGGAGCAGATATCAGTGTGGTGGGAAAGGCTGAGCGAGAAAATCTCTGAAGGGATGTCAAGGGAAGGGTCGGCATGGAAGGTGGACCTGGAAGCCGTAAGCGCCGAGTTTGAGAACGGCGTGTCGGGCTTGAGTCGGCATTCCGAAATGGAAGGGAACAAGTATTTTCGGGGAATTGTTATTGAGTCGATCCGTGAGCAAGTCTGTACGATCGGAGATCTGCGCGCTAGATCGGGGTCGATATCCTTGTCATATGACGCTTACCCCCGTTATCTAATCAACCTCTTGAAAAGGGACAAGGCGACAGTCAAAGCTTTGGCGGTTATTGACGTAGAGGAGAGGTTCTGGAAGGGGAGAATTGGGCAGACTATTCGAAACAGTACCGATAAGAACAGTACGCGGGTGTTTGTTTTTCAGTCGCCTTCGCAGATGGAAGAAAACGTTCATATTCTTCGTGACCATGCAAAGCAGTATAATGTCTACTCGATCTCTTTTGAGAACCTCACGAAGGGATTTCCGGATTTCAACTACGACTTTTCGGTAATTGGAGATATTGCTGCCAGAGTGCTTGCCAAATACGAGGACAGCGGAAACGAACATGTTTCGAGAGTGATCACATTTCACACGGAGAAAGATGAGATTTCTGCCCACGAAGACGCTCTTGGCGGGATCATAAAGGCGGCCGTGTCAGTGTCTGGAAACCCGGATGACGCCGGCTTGGTCGAGGCTACCTTCCGGCAGCCTGAAATGAAGGTCAGGTCGTTGCGCAAACAGGTTGAGATGTCCGCATACATCGACATACATCATTATCATCAGCACGAGGAGAAGCACGTTTTCTACCTCGAGATGGTGGACGAGATGATTTCCCAGTTTGAGAAACGCCGAGATGATAAGGAGAAGCAAATTCGGGTGCTGGAGTTTGGTGCGGGGACTGGGCTTTTTACGAAGCGTATTCTTCGAAGGGAGAATTTGGATTTGACTGCAGTTGAGTTGGATTGGGCGTGTTATAATCTATTGGGACATATCATCGACACCACATGTACCGAAGGGGAGTTGCGCAACATCAAGGCGCGTGCTGTGAACGAGGATAGCCGACGATACGATCCAGATGGAGAATTTGAGTACATTTTTTCAGCATTCGCTGACCATCATGTCAAGCCATACGACAAAGAAGATTACTTTCGAAATGTCAGACGAAACCTCAAGCGAGGAGGGAGATATATTGTAGGGGATGAGTTTCTTCGCTCATACGATAAAACGAGCGCTGAAGATCGGCGTGAAGCGCTTGTTGATTTCCACACCTTCGTCATTGAGGAGGCGAGGCGGCATGGTCACCAAGAGCTCGTCAAACTCGAGGAGGCGGCACTTGACTCTGGGCTGCGTGAGGTTGGCGACTTCAAGCTGTCTTGTGAAGAGTACGAGGAGTTACTGGCTGAGGCTGGATTTGTATTCGAGAAAAAGAAGATCGGGCCCGATGCGCCCGATGACATCGGCGGTATTTACGTCTATTCGATTGGATGTGAGGACTGA
- a CDS encoding serine hydrolase domain-containing protein codes for MKLPNYAPLAAALAVLSMSAELSAYNPPISGHPDPTFAFVDSIVLEKMDDFGINGCTVGISKDGRVIYQRGYGWRNSGKTQPLPENATMRLASVSKVFVIESINKLKAAGLDENTPVFDLGQEGGGILDIDPWPSLQDERMKQITVKHLVDMKAGWATDHVWETQQIYEAMGLDGDEGHPPPVTLEEMTRYALGRNLATDPGAGDDEGEAVYSNFSFNVLVMVIEELTGQNYYTYLRQNLVGQSRWVPVTDFYLAQPFSALGLREPHYFSEVESANLYDPDFNNVPMPYGGMNNEAMYGSTFIVASAASLLSYMEDYDQRWIGDMPGSSSTIIDSSTVPGVDIAVICNERLDGMANQWIGDIIGQAVDAQLGGVVNWPTLRVDGQWIGWEPGDPMSGIGSYDTAYGSLEKAMNHVTGGTRLKFHPSEQPFTGTLNKKLRLDAPFGPAKLGVPGP; via the coding sequence ATGAAACTACCGAACTACGCACCCCTTGCCGCCGCCCTCGCCGTCCTCTCCATGTCGGCTGAACTTTCCGCATACAATCCTCCCATCAGCGGGCATCCGGATCCGACTTTCGCCTTCGTCGATAGCATTGTCCTCGAGAAGATGGACGACTTCGGCATCAACGGTTGCACCGTTGGCATCTCCAAGGATGGGCGGGTGATTTACCAGCGCGGGTATGGGTGGAGGAACTCGGGCAAAACCCAGCCGCTGCCGGAAAACGCGACCATGCGGCTCGCGAGCGTCTCGAAGGTTTTCGTGATCGAATCGATCAACAAGCTCAAGGCCGCAGGGCTCGATGAGAACACCCCCGTTTTCGACCTTGGACAGGAGGGCGGGGGAATTCTCGACATCGATCCGTGGCCGTCGCTCCAGGACGAGCGCATGAAACAGATCACGGTGAAACATCTCGTCGACATGAAGGCGGGCTGGGCGACCGACCACGTCTGGGAAACCCAGCAGATCTACGAGGCCATGGGTCTCGACGGCGATGAAGGCCATCCGCCGCCGGTCACGCTCGAGGAGATGACGCGTTACGCGCTCGGGCGGAACCTCGCGACCGATCCGGGTGCGGGGGATGACGAAGGGGAAGCGGTCTATTCCAACTTCAGCTTCAACGTTCTGGTCATGGTGATCGAGGAACTGACCGGGCAGAACTACTACACCTACCTGCGCCAGAACCTCGTGGGTCAGAGCCGGTGGGTCCCGGTCACCGACTTCTACCTCGCCCAGCCGTTCAGCGCCCTCGGGCTGCGTGAACCCCACTACTTCTCCGAGGTGGAGTCGGCCAATCTCTACGACCCGGATTTCAACAACGTGCCGATGCCCTACGGTGGCATGAACAACGAGGCAATGTATGGATCGACCTTCATCGTCGCGAGCGCCGCATCGCTGCTCTCTTACATGGAGGACTATGACCAACGGTGGATCGGCGACATGCCGGGAAGCAGTTCGACGATCATCGATTCCTCGACCGTTCCCGGAGTCGACATCGCGGTGATTTGCAACGAGAGGTTGGACGGAATGGCGAACCAATGGATCGGCGACATTATTGGCCAGGCGGTCGATGCCCAACTCGGGGGAGTCGTCAACTGGCCGACGCTGCGGGTCGATGGCCAGTGGATCGGCTGGGAGCCGGGCGACCCGATGTCGGGAATCGGCAGCTACGACACCGCCTACGGCAGCCTCGAGAAGGCGATGAACCACGTCACCGGCGGCACGCGGCTGAAGTTCCATCCCAGCGAGCAGCCCTTCACCGGAACGCTCAACAAGAAGCTCCGTCTCGATGCTCCCTTTGGTCCGGCCAAGCTCGGCGTTCCGGGTCCGTGA
- a CDS encoding S8 family serine peptidase, whose protein sequence is MQSRFAFNCLPVTIGTIIATACLGGAQQRPDQRAEPRPDERGPVWRRVLEEKTPPGTRMSSALHQIGRFQKGADREQVQKMIRRKGLAHRADGKIQVEIVMNGDPKPEIDPDLLRDLGLEINLVRGNRADGWLKAADLIPFSAKLGNDYQVSGVTKETTNDEGPALVKSLGYQVGGGDGTGIKVAIIDSGFTGLAAVSNSGTAPGAYTAIDFTGNGLEANDNIHGTACVEAVYDHAPGATYFIYRTSGGTQFAAAVDDAIANDVDVITCSLGPHNTGWDDNSGVYCEAVVAALDEGMLFFTTAGNEALKHWQGDFSDPDADDWHHWSGADEKNFITVAANNADGDNDNSKVAVSLQWDGSPDNDDYDLYLFDSNDQLLDSSIAASGFEYLSWTNESEDPVDVYIAIHHYDGNTPEFEIFVEKQPLTYAVAASSIECPTNVTHANAISVGAVHRNDYNEPPGADVLTSYSSHGPTNSGNQAPDICAPTSTTTLITEGGFSGTSCSAPNAAGATVAFWSEHPHLSATGVRQILFRLASMNKDWGNPGVDYQYGYGGLVLDDFLPESHYVYRSANNLAGTADRAYYDLEQADAAVPAGANVKILGQTYPVPQAGVRLSHPATYRSLRLDAVVE, encoded by the coding sequence ATGCAATCCCGATTCGCCTTCAACTGTCTGCCGGTCACCATCGGCACGATCATTGCCACCGCCTGCCTGGGGGGCGCCCAACAGCGCCCGGATCAACGTGCGGAGCCTCGTCCGGATGAGCGGGGGCCGGTGTGGCGCCGAGTCCTCGAGGAGAAGACTCCGCCGGGAACCCGCATGTCATCGGCCCTGCATCAGATCGGCCGATTCCAGAAGGGTGCGGACCGGGAACAGGTCCAGAAGATGATCCGGCGCAAGGGGCTGGCCCATCGCGCCGACGGCAAGATCCAGGTGGAGATCGTGATGAACGGGGATCCCAAGCCGGAGATCGATCCGGACCTTCTCCGCGACCTCGGACTCGAGATCAATCTCGTGCGAGGGAACCGCGCCGACGGCTGGCTCAAGGCCGCGGATCTGATCCCGTTCTCCGCCAAGCTCGGCAACGACTACCAGGTGTCCGGGGTCACGAAGGAGACCACCAACGACGAAGGCCCGGCGCTCGTGAAATCTCTCGGTTATCAGGTCGGCGGCGGCGATGGCACCGGCATCAAGGTGGCGATCATCGACAGCGGCTTCACCGGTCTTGCCGCGGTGTCGAACTCCGGGACCGCTCCGGGTGCCTACACCGCGATCGACTTCACCGGCAACGGTCTGGAGGCGAACGACAACATCCACGGCACGGCGTGTGTCGAAGCCGTCTATGACCATGCTCCCGGTGCGACCTACTTCATCTACAGGACCTCGGGAGGCACCCAGTTCGCGGCTGCGGTCGACGATGCCATCGCGAACGACGTCGACGTCATCACCTGCTCGCTCGGTCCGCACAATACCGGATGGGACGACAATTCGGGGGTCTACTGTGAGGCGGTGGTCGCGGCGCTCGACGAGGGTATGCTCTTCTTCACCACCGCGGGGAACGAGGCGCTGAAGCACTGGCAGGGTGACTTCAGCGATCCGGATGCCGACGACTGGCACCATTGGTCCGGCGCGGACGAGAAGAACTTCATCACGGTGGCCGCGAACAACGCCGACGGCGACAACGACAACAGCAAGGTGGCGGTCTCGCTGCAGTGGGACGGCTCGCCCGACAACGATGACTACGACCTCTATCTCTTCGACTCGAACGACCAACTTCTCGACTCATCCATCGCCGCCAGCGGGTTCGAGTATCTGAGCTGGACGAATGAGTCCGAGGATCCGGTGGACGTCTACATCGCGATCCATCACTACGACGGCAACACGCCCGAGTTCGAGATCTTCGTTGAGAAGCAGCCGTTGACCTATGCCGTGGCCGCCAGCTCGATCGAGTGCCCGACAAACGTCACGCATGCGAACGCGATCTCGGTCGGTGCCGTTCATCGCAACGACTACAACGAGCCGCCTGGCGCCGACGTGCTCACCAGCTACAGCAGCCACGGACCGACCAACAGCGGGAACCAGGCGCCGGACATCTGCGCGCCGACGTCGACGACCACGCTGATCACCGAAGGGGGCTTCAGCGGCACGAGCTGCTCGGCTCCGAACGCGGCGGGTGCCACGGTGGCGTTCTGGTCGGAGCATCCGCACCTCAGCGCGACCGGTGTCCGGCAGATCCTCTTCCGTCTGGCATCGATGAACAAGGATTGGGGAAATCCCGGGGTCGACTACCAGTATGGCTACGGCGGACTGGTGCTGGATGATTTCCTCCCCGAGTCCCACTACGTTTACCGTAGCGCCAACAATCTGGCGGGCACCGCCGACCGCGCCTACTACGACCTCGAGCAGGCCGACGCCGCCGTTCCCGCGGGCGCCAACGTGAAGATCCTCGGCCAGACCTATCCGGTTCCGCAGGCGGGTGTCCGCCTGAGTCATCCCGCGACCTACCGCTCGCTGCGGCTGGATGCCGTCGTGGAATGA
- a CDS encoding serine hydrolase domain-containing protein, with the protein MAADEVPKPTDAQRASMEKLARKFMGDFKVPGLSIAFAHRERPSFSTSYGFADAESREELTADHRFRIASVSKPLTSIALFQLMEDGKLALDDKVLGPQGRLGMEIPELKLTPRLRSLTVHHLLTHTGGGWGNQRNDPMFRNPKLDHAALIESTLRDDPLQHDPGEQYAYSNFGYCLLGRIIEKAAGVSYEGCVKDRLLKRCGIDGMEIAGNTRDERRPGEVVYHSRNGDRPYAMNVRRMDAHGGWIARPSELINILVRVDGGKVRADVLKQPSGERMFTASTANPRYACGWAVNQVPNRWHNGSLPGTASIAVITASGMCWAAMTNARTPGIGPALDRLMWDLARCVPDWKA; encoded by the coding sequence GTGGCGGCCGACGAGGTCCCGAAGCCGACCGACGCGCAGCGTGCCTCGATGGAGAAGCTCGCCCGGAAATTCATGGGCGACTTCAAGGTCCCCGGGCTTTCCATTGCCTTCGCCCATCGCGAACGGCCTTCGTTTTCGACGAGCTACGGCTTTGCCGATGCGGAGTCGCGCGAGGAACTGACAGCCGATCACCGCTTCCGCATCGCCAGTGTTTCGAAACCCCTGACCTCGATCGCCTTGTTCCAACTGATGGAAGACGGGAAGCTGGCTTTGGACGACAAGGTCCTCGGTCCGCAAGGCCGGTTGGGGATGGAAATCCCTGAACTCAAACTCACGCCCCGGCTTCGCTCGCTCACCGTGCACCACCTCCTCACCCACACCGGCGGCGGTTGGGGAAACCAGCGGAACGATCCGATGTTCCGCAACCCGAAGCTCGATCATGCGGCATTGATCGAGAGTACGCTGCGCGACGATCCCCTGCAGCACGATCCGGGGGAGCAGTATGCCTACTCGAACTTCGGCTACTGCCTGTTGGGTCGGATCATCGAGAAGGCTGCGGGTGTCTCCTACGAAGGTTGCGTGAAGGACCGGTTGCTCAAGCGTTGCGGGATCGATGGCATGGAGATCGCCGGCAACACACGCGACGAACGACGTCCGGGCGAGGTCGTTTATCACTCGCGTAACGGCGACCGTCCGTATGCCATGAATGTCCGGCGCATGGATGCGCACGGCGGTTGGATCGCCCGGCCATCGGAGTTGATCAACATTCTGGTGCGGGTCGATGGCGGGAAAGTCCGCGCAGATGTGCTCAAGCAACCCTCCGGCGAGCGGATGTTCACGGCCAGCACCGCGAATCCCCGCTATGCCTGCGGTTGGGCGGTCAATCAGGTGCCGAACCGCTGGCACAATGGCAGTCTTCCCGGAACGGCGTCCATTGCCGTCATTACCGCCTCCGGCATGTGCTGGGCCGCGATGACCAATGCCCGGACTCCCGGGATCGGACCGGCCCTCGACCGGTTGATGTGGGACTTGGCCCGCTGCGTTCCCGACTGGAAGGCGTGA
- a CDS encoding isoprenylcysteine carboxylmethyltransferase family protein, whose product MESGFWQRGGVWAVIQWLLMPAFVAAGPIWREQWSGNVSVWIAVPLFLAGALFGITAKATLGRYRTIFPQPLPDSQLVRHGPYAIVRHPLYTSLVLLSLAWALGWRSFPGLGLALAMFVLLDAKARLEERLLREKFPDYDDYASRVKRLFPWLY is encoded by the coding sequence ATGGAGTCCGGATTTTGGCAACGGGGTGGCGTCTGGGCAGTGATCCAGTGGCTACTGATGCCGGCCTTTGTCGCCGCCGGGCCGATATGGCGCGAACAGTGGTCCGGGAACGTGAGTGTCTGGATCGCCGTCCCCCTCTTCCTCGCCGGTGCCCTTTTCGGCATCACCGCGAAGGCCACGCTCGGCCGCTACCGGACCATCTTTCCGCAGCCGCTTCCCGATTCACAACTCGTGCGCCACGGGCCTTATGCCATCGTCCGACACCCGCTCTACACCAGCCTCGTGCTCCTGTCGCTGGCGTGGGCGCTCGGCTGGCGCAGCTTTCCCGGTCTCGGACTTGCGTTGGCGATGTTCGTCCTCCTCGACGCCAAGGCCCGACTCGAGGAACGGCTCCTACGAGAGAAGTTTCCTGATTACGACGACTACGCCAGTCGGGTGAAGCGGCTGTTCCCGTGGCTTTACTGA